The Bacteroidetes Order II. bacterium genome has a window encoding:
- a CDS encoding DUF5009 domain-containing protein, which produces MKEVSTKQRFAALDALRGWAILAMVLSGILPFGVLPNWMYHAQLPPPEHRFNPAISGLTWVDLVFPFFLFALGAALPIVLRRVAPVGVATKRLFQRFALLAFFAFALQHVRPYALQPSPNAVTWMTAFVGFLLLSGVFVRLPASWSLSERRFFRVLGWAGLLTFLAGLTYANGTGFSVQRKDIILLFLAHMAFWGGLIWWCTRTQPLYRLALMAGLVALRLSALTSEATWATMIWASNPVNWLFEWEYLRYLLIVLPGTMVGDWLIEVLERRGNPEASVGIRKPIMWLPWLLALVPVVVCVGLQARQSGFTLLFSLGFVGMLWWMTRRPTSLDEDFLQKLVRWGSFWLILGLLVEPFEGGIKKDEPTYAYFWVTTGLAMLVLGALFIWMDVEGKKGGVLGLLSENGENPMLAYVLMGNVMLPVLHLVGVYKWVVAFTSTPVLAMARALLLTILLAYLVRWATRRGFIWRS; this is translated from the coding sequence ATGAAAGAAGTATCAACAAAACAACGTTTTGCTGCCTTGGATGCCCTTCGGGGCTGGGCGATTCTGGCCATGGTGCTTTCTGGAATTCTTCCCTTTGGGGTTTTACCAAATTGGATGTATCATGCACAATTACCCCCGCCGGAACATCGGTTTAATCCTGCGATTTCGGGACTTACGTGGGTGGACCTGGTTTTCCCCTTTTTCCTGTTTGCCTTGGGAGCCGCTTTGCCTATCGTCCTTCGCCGAGTGGCCCCCGTAGGTGTTGCCACAAAACGACTGTTTCAGCGGTTTGCGTTGTTGGCGTTCTTTGCCTTTGCCCTTCAACATGTCCGCCCCTATGCCCTCCAGCCGTCACCGAACGCCGTCACTTGGATGACAGCCTTTGTGGGTTTTTTATTGTTGTCAGGGGTGTTTGTCCGACTGCCCGCGTCGTGGTCTCTTTCCGAACGACGGTTTTTTCGGGTGCTGGGCTGGGCGGGTCTTCTAACGTTCTTGGCTGGCCTGACGTATGCCAATGGCACCGGGTTCTCGGTGCAGCGCAAAGACATCATTTTGTTGTTTTTGGCGCATATGGCGTTTTGGGGTGGGTTAATTTGGTGGTGTACGCGCACGCAACCGCTTTATCGGCTGGCTTTGATGGCAGGATTGGTAGCCCTGCGTTTGTCCGCGCTCACGTCAGAAGCTACATGGGCAACCATGATTTGGGCATCCAATCCGGTAAATTGGTTATTCGAGTGGGAATACTTGCGGTATTTGTTGATTGTCTTGCCCGGCACCATGGTGGGAGACTGGTTGATAGAAGTGTTGGAAAGGCGGGGTAATCCGGAAGCGTCGGTAGGTATTAGGAAGCCCATTATGTGGTTGCCTTGGCTCTTGGCGCTGGTTCCGGTTGTGGTCTGTGTTGGGTTACAGGCACGACAATCCGGTTTTACCTTGCTGTTTTCTCTTGGTTTTGTTGGCATGTTGTGGTGGATGACACGCAGGCCCACTTCTCTGGACGAAGATTTTCTACAAAAGTTAGTACGTTGGGGGAGTTTCTGGCTGATTCTCGGCCTGCTTGTTGAACCGTTTGAGGGAGGGATTAAAAAAGACGAGCCAACCTATGCTTACTTCTGGGTAACCACAGGGCTGGCCATGCTTGTTTTGGGTGCATTGTTTATTTGGATGGATGTTGAAGGAAAAAAAGGTGGCGTGCTCGGCTTACTCTCCGAAAACGGTGAAAATCCTATGTTGGCATATGTGCTAATGGGAAATGTGATGTTGCCAGTTTTGCACCTTGTGGGGGTTTATAAATGGGTGGTCGCCTTTACGTCAACACCCGTATTGGCGATGGCGCGTGCGTTGTTGCTTACGATATTATTGGCCTATTTGGTACGCTGGGCCACTCGAAGAGGATTTATTTGGCGCTCTTAA
- a CDS encoding DUF4434 domain-containing protein yields the protein MIQITGTFLDEITHDIPSQNWGHREWAKDFDAMKAVGIDTVILIRAGYDHHCTFDSAVLQQKRLMLPTYTDLVDIFLTEAERCNMKFYFGTYDSGKYWINGDYQAEADLNKAFCDEVMKRYGHRKAFNGWYICHEINTFNDGMMRVYEDLSTHLRGLKSQPILISPYIKGALQFGAEAISLDRHIREWEQVFARIEGIVDVVAFQDGQVPFHELKDYLQANAALAKRHHITSWSNVESFERGFPIKFPPLDYRRLRYKMEQAHAAGVEKLITFEFSHFMSPNSIYPAAHHLYSRYQEWLATQQNGLYSL from the coding sequence ATGATTCAAATTACTGGAACTTTTTTAGACGAGATCACCCACGACATCCCCTCCCAAAACTGGGGGCACCGCGAATGGGCCAAGGATTTTGACGCCATGAAGGCCGTTGGGATAGATACGGTCATCCTCATCCGTGCCGGATATGACCACCACTGCACCTTCGACTCTGCGGTATTGCAGCAAAAACGGCTTATGCTCCCCACTTATACCGACTTGGTGGACATTTTCCTGACAGAGGCGGAACGTTGTAACATGAAGTTCTATTTTGGTACCTATGATTCTGGTAAATATTGGATCAATGGCGATTATCAGGCCGAGGCCGATCTTAACAAGGCGTTTTGCGACGAGGTAATGAAGCGATATGGACACCGAAAAGCCTTTAATGGCTGGTATATTTGCCACGAGATTAACACCTTTAACGATGGTATGATGCGGGTTTATGAAGACCTCTCGACACACCTGCGTGGCCTTAAATCTCAACCAATCCTCATTTCGCCGTATATAAAAGGGGCTTTGCAATTCGGCGCAGAAGCCATTTCCTTAGACCGTCATATCCGAGAATGGGAACAGGTTTTTGCAAGAATCGAAGGGATCGTGGATGTGGTGGCCTTTCAGGATGGACAGGTTCCGTTTCATGAACTGAAGGACTATCTACAAGCAAATGCAGCATTGGCGAAGCGTCATCACATCACTTCGTGGAGCAATGTGGAGTCTTTTGAACGGGGCTTCCCAATCAAATTTCCCCCATTAGACTACCGCCGTCTGCGCTATAAAATGGAACAGGCCCATGCCGCTGGTGTGGAAAAACTCATCACCTTTGAGTTTTCGCACTTTATGAGCCCAAACAGCATTTACCCGGCGGCCCACCACCTATACAGCCGTTACCAAGAATGGTTAGCAACACAACAAAATGGTCTTTATAGTTTATAG
- a CDS encoding MFS transporter, producing MSFQIEQQKVARRITLVAALGYFVDVFDIVLFNIVKTDSLRDLRVLPEQMLGYEVSLLNWQLGGMLVGGLMWGIWGDKKGRLSVLFGSILMYSLANLVNAFITDVSWYAPLRFLAGVGLAGELGAGVTLVVETMEREKRGIGTMIITTVGVMGAVCAALVGKMLHWQTAYLLGGLLGLALLFLRAGTLESEMFERLLYNPDIKKGSLWLFLRARKRLMRYVWVVLIGLPVWFLGGIVVPQAHRFGEALGATGPITVNDAVIVFYLGIAVGDLVSGGLSQYFKSRKKVLLGFHILSFPLYALLFATSGLSPFLFYIVLFLLGITCGFWAVFISMAAEQFGTNIRSTVTNTVPNFVRGLTIPMTGMFLWLVPVLNGSLVQAAVVVGYGVLIISVIATLQVEETFSKDLNYVEK from the coding sequence ATGTCTTTTCAGATCGAACAACAAAAAGTGGCGCGTCGGATTACCCTAGTAGCCGCCCTTGGGTATTTTGTAGATGTGTTTGATATTGTTCTATTTAATATAGTAAAAACGGATAGTTTACGTGACCTTCGTGTGTTGCCAGAACAGATGCTGGGCTACGAGGTCTCGTTGCTCAACTGGCAACTGGGCGGGATGTTGGTGGGCGGCTTGATGTGGGGCATTTGGGGAGACAAAAAAGGGCGTCTTTCGGTTTTGTTTGGGTCTATCCTTATGTACTCGCTTGCGAATCTTGTTAATGCTTTCATTACCGATGTGTCTTGGTATGCCCCATTGCGTTTTTTGGCGGGGGTTGGTTTGGCCGGAGAACTCGGTGCAGGCGTCACATTGGTGGTTGAGACCATGGAACGTGAAAAACGGGGTATTGGAACAATGATTATCACGACTGTTGGGGTGATGGGGGCGGTGTGTGCGGCATTGGTTGGGAAAATGCTGCATTGGCAGACGGCGTATCTTTTGGGCGGTTTATTGGGCTTGGCTTTGCTTTTCTTGCGGGCAGGCACCTTGGAGTCGGAGATGTTTGAGCGGCTCTTATACAACCCAGACATCAAAAAAGGAAGTCTATGGTTGTTTTTGCGAGCGCGTAAACGATTGATGCGGTACGTTTGGGTGGTTCTAATTGGCCTACCCGTCTGGTTTTTGGGTGGAATTGTGGTGCCACAGGCACATCGTTTTGGAGAGGCCCTTGGGGCGACGGGGCCCATTACGGTGAATGATGCGGTAATTGTGTTTTATCTCGGTATTGCCGTTGGAGACTTGGTGAGTGGGGGATTGAGCCAATATTTTAAAAGTCGTAAAAAAGTGCTTTTGGGTTTTCATATTCTTTCCTTTCCGCTTTATGCCTTGCTCTTCGCAACATCCGGCTTAAGCCCATTCCTTTTTTATATAGTACTGTTTTTATTAGGTATAACATGTGGATTCTGGGCGGTGTTTATCTCGATGGCCGCTGAACAATTCGGCACCAATATCCGTTCTACGGTTACAAATACAGTTCCCAATTTTGTACGGGGCCTCACAATTCCAATGACCGGTATGTTCCTCTGGCTGGTTCCGGTCTTGAATGGAAGTTTGGTTCAAGCGGCGGTTGTTGTGGGGTATGGGGTGTTGATTATTTCGGTCATTGCCACCTTGCAGGTAGAGGAAACGTTTTCTAAAGATCTTAACTATGTGGAAAAATAA
- a CDS encoding MFS transporter — MSIFSSKNVSRLALVAALGYFVDVYDLLLFNVIKGDSLKDLGLAGIENEAALLNFQMFGMLLGGIMWGILGDKKGRVTVLFGSILTYSIANLANAFVVGFWDYALWRFIAGFGLAGELGAGVTLVSETMEKEKRGIGTMIIVSFGVLGAVVAVLVHEALGWQNAFIVGGLMGLALLLLRAGALESGMFEGIKKSDAAHRGDFFHLITKDRTIRRVWEFLLPVSLLAFVLSFLMPAYSTLYRVIFGIFGVGIVIQMVNDARFRKYMFCILLGMPIWYVIGILVSFSNRFAVVTGVTGDILVPTAVAFCYLGLSIGDFSSGLLSQKLRSRKKAILFFLVLMAIVVLAFLFLRGLSPAVYYGLCFLLGFSAGYWAIFVQNASEQFGTNLRSTVTNTVPNFVRGGLVAMSAAFLALIPNPKVPDEYFIHSALIVGAITIAIAVFSTLSIQETFSKDLDYVEE; from the coding sequence ATGTCAATTTTTTCCAGTAAAAACGTAAGTCGGCTCGCGCTTGTGGCGGCCCTTGGCTATTTTGTGGACGTGTATGATCTTTTGTTGTTTAATGTGATTAAGGGCGACAGCCTGAAAGATTTGGGACTTGCCGGAATCGAAAACGAGGCCGCATTGTTAAACTTTCAGATGTTTGGCATGTTATTGGGGGGCATTATGTGGGGTATTTTGGGCGATAAAAAGGGGCGCGTTACCGTCCTTTTTGGTTCTATCCTTACGTATTCCATTGCAAACTTAGCGAATGCCTTTGTGGTGGGATTTTGGGATTATGCCCTTTGGCGCTTCATTGCGGGTTTTGGTTTGGCTGGAGAATTGGGCGCCGGCGTCACCTTGGTTTCCGAGACTATGGAAAAAGAAAAAAGGGGAATTGGCACGATGATTATTGTGTCTTTTGGGGTTTTGGGGGCCGTAGTCGCCGTCTTGGTACATGAAGCCCTCGGTTGGCAAAATGCGTTTATCGTAGGTGGACTGATGGGGTTGGCGTTACTTTTGTTACGCGCTGGAGCGTTGGAATCGGGCATGTTTGAAGGCATTAAAAAATCTGATGCGGCCCATCGGGGAGATTTTTTCCACCTGATTACCAAAGATCGAACCATCCGGCGGGTCTGGGAGTTCTTGTTACCCGTCTCACTGCTGGCGTTTGTGCTCAGTTTTTTGATGCCCGCCTACAGCACCTTGTATCGCGTAATTTTTGGCATTTTTGGCGTTGGTATTGTGATTCAAATGGTGAATGATGCCCGCTTCCGAAAATACATGTTCTGCATTTTGTTGGGAATGCCCATTTGGTATGTGATTGGCATTTTGGTGTCTTTCTCTAATCGCTTTGCAGTGGTTACAGGAGTAACCGGAGATATTTTGGTTCCGACAGCCGTTGCATTTTGTTATCTGGGACTTTCTATCGGAGATTTTTCTTCCGGCTTGTTGAGCCAAAAACTACGAAGTCGGAAAAAAGCCATCTTGTTCTTTCTGGTGCTGATGGCGATTGTGGTGCTGGCCTTCTTGTTCTTGCGCGGGCTGAGTCCAGCGGTCTATTATGGGTTGTGTTTTCTGTTGGGTTTTTCTGCTGGATATTGGGCCATTTTTGTACAGAATGCTTCCGAGCAATTTGGGACGAACCTACGTTCCACCGTTACGAATACCGTCCCCAACTTTGTTCGGGGAGGGCTGGTGGCCATGTCGGCGGCCTTTCTGGCGCTTATTCCAAATCCGAAAGTGCCAGATGAGTACTTTATTCACTCTGCATTGATTGTCGGTGCTATTACCATTGCCATTGCGGTTTTTTCCACGTTGTCTATTCAGGAAACTTTCTCAAAAGACTTAGACTATGTAGAAGAGTAA
- a CDS encoding glutamate-5-semialdehyde dehydrogenase: MPTSIKHLLAATKKASIAIQRTSDEERQSFLQTLSNTLLAGIPQILAANALDLARMDDADPKKDRLMLNETRIKDLANACLDVACLPDPTGVVLSDRVMENGLHIQKKAVPLGVIGVIYESRPNVTIDVAALCLRSGNAVVLRGGTDAWSSNSVLVGLIHEALRAHRLPTELVTLLPTDRALVQELLTATAYVDMLIPRGSKQLIDYVRDHARVPSIETGAGVCHTYVESTANLEKAAAIVVNAKVTRPSVCNSLDTILVDKSIADRFLPMILPGMAAYEVHLFADEGAFRLLDQTGYPFLAHASEDDFGREYLSYQCSVKLVSDLEEAMTHIAEYSSKHSEAIVTENREAATRFLNEVDAAAVFVNASTRFSDGGVFGLGAEIGISTQKLHARGPFALEKLVTEKWMVRGDGQVR, encoded by the coding sequence ATGCCTACCTCAATAAAACACTTATTGGCGGCCACCAAAAAGGCCTCAATTGCCATACAACGTACGAGTGATGAAGAGCGACAGTCTTTCTTGCAAACCCTATCCAATACATTATTGGCGGGGATACCGCAAATCTTGGCAGCCAATGCCTTAGACCTAGCGCGGATGGATGATGCAGACCCCAAAAAAGACCGATTGATGTTGAATGAAACCCGAATTAAAGACTTGGCGAATGCTTGTTTGGATGTGGCGTGTTTACCAGATCCTACGGGTGTGGTCCTTTCTGATCGGGTCATGGAAAATGGGTTGCATATCCAAAAAAAGGCGGTTCCATTAGGCGTTATTGGGGTGATTTATGAATCCCGGCCCAATGTTACCATTGATGTAGCCGCTCTTTGTTTGCGTTCGGGAAATGCCGTTGTACTCCGTGGAGGGACTGATGCATGGTCTTCCAACTCCGTATTGGTAGGTTTAATACATGAAGCGTTAAGGGCACATCGCCTTCCTACAGAACTGGTGACGTTGCTGCCGACGGATCGTGCCTTGGTTCAGGAATTACTTACTGCCACCGCCTATGTGGATATGCTCATTCCGCGTGGTTCCAAACAACTTATTGATTATGTTCGGGATCATGCCCGCGTTCCCAGTATCGAAACTGGGGCTGGCGTTTGCCATACATACGTAGAATCCACCGCAAACTTGGAAAAAGCGGCAGCCATTGTGGTCAATGCCAAGGTGACACGTCCTTCTGTTTGCAATTCGTTAGATACCATTCTGGTGGATAAATCCATTGCCGATCGCTTTTTACCAATGATCTTGCCTGGTATGGCGGCATATGAAGTACACCTATTTGCAGATGAAGGGGCTTTTCGTCTTTTGGATCAAACAGGTTATCCCTTTTTAGCACATGCCAGCGAGGATGATTTTGGTCGGGAGTACCTCAGCTATCAATGCTCTGTAAAATTGGTTTCGGATTTGGAAGAGGCCATGACACACATAGCGGAATACTCCTCTAAGCACTCGGAAGCCATCGTTACGGAAAATCGAGAGGCTGCTACCCGCTTCCTGAACGAAGTAGATGCCGCTGCCGTGTTTGTGAATGCATCTACCCGCTTTTCGGATGGCGGGGTGTTCGGGCTTGGTGCAGAAATTGGTATCTCTACCCAAAAACTTCATGCACGTGGGCCCTTTGCATTGGAAAAATTGGTGACCGAAAAATGGATGGTCCGGGGTGACGGGCAGGTCCGGTGA
- the proB gene encoding glutamate 5-kinase codes for MNKPILVFKVGTSSLTHSDGRINEALIRDFARQLAFLQKRYHIVMVSSGAVGAGKKYLRHYSGQMPERKAAAAVGNPLLISMYFEAFRPYDIPIAQSLCERRHFSDRKQFLQLKQTYEELWANGIIPIANENDVVSDYELKFSDNDELATLIAVGFGAELLLIGTSVPGVLDANGQVVREICVFTDEILGLAHTETSSGGLGGMISKLTFARLATGLGVRTIIFQANQENSLMQAEQQKVGTVCPARDTTTNARRKWLASGCLLGGRIKVDKGAQKALMERKSLLAVGIEKVVQPFNRGEVIEMMGHTGKTPFAVGRVKVSSDELVRTKNLEVAHADEIVLL; via the coding sequence ATGAACAAACCTATTCTTGTTTTTAAGGTTGGGACGTCTTCTTTGACCCATTCCGATGGGCGAATAAACGAAGCGCTCATTCGTGATTTTGCACGCCAGCTGGCATTCTTGCAGAAGCGTTATCATATTGTGATGGTTTCTTCCGGTGCTGTGGGAGCTGGCAAGAAATACCTACGTCACTATTCGGGTCAGATGCCGGAACGGAAAGCAGCAGCAGCAGTTGGTAATCCGTTATTGATTTCGATGTATTTTGAGGCATTCCGGCCATACGATATTCCAATTGCCCAAAGTCTTTGTGAGCGCCGCCATTTCTCTGACCGTAAACAGTTTCTCCAACTGAAGCAAACCTATGAGGAATTGTGGGCCAATGGCATTATTCCCATCGCAAACGAAAACGATGTGGTAAGTGATTATGAACTAAAATTTTCCGATAACGACGAATTGGCAACCCTTATTGCCGTCGGTTTTGGCGCGGAATTGTTGCTCATTGGGACTTCGGTGCCAGGGGTATTAGATGCCAATGGGCAGGTGGTTCGGGAAATATGTGTGTTTACGGACGAAATTTTAGGGTTGGCCCATACCGAAACCTCTTCGGGTGGTTTGGGTGGCATGATTTCAAAACTGACCTTTGCCCGTTTGGCTACAGGGTTGGGAGTTAGGACTATTATTTTTCAGGCAAACCAAGAAAATAGTTTGATGCAGGCCGAACAACAAAAGGTGGGGACTGTTTGTCCGGCACGAGATACCACCACCAATGCGCGTAGAAAATGGTTAGCCAGTGGGTGTTTGTTAGGAGGGCGCATTAAGGTGGATAAAGGCGCGCAAAAAGCATTGATGGAACGTAAAAGCCTCCTCGCTGTTGGAATTGAGAAGGTTGTACAACCTTTTAACCGGGGAGAGGTCATTGAAATGATGGGACATACCGGAAAAACGCCTTTTGCGGTAGGGCGGGTGAAGGTTTCCTCGGACGAATTGGTGAGAACGAAAAATCTTGAAGTGGCCCATGCCGATGAGATTGTATTGCTGTAA
- a CDS encoding diacylglycerol kinase family lipid kinase has translation MNIPKIAFILNTQKRKNQNLIPEIERVFSAYPIQVAATAYAGHATSLASEAVQSGTEVVVSVGGDGTLNEVLNGLVRGCEAVGKPPNKVGLGILPTGSGNDFVKTLAGSRTLESLKESIRQSKSYSIDIGVAAFTSVLQVPEKRYFINIADVGIGGVIAAKLSRYKSWFGPAFTYQRAIISALWGYSPEMLAVETSEETMVSPMMSLVVANGKFFGNGLGIAPNARLDDGLMEVVMLKNISLTDYIRQLPKLKRCEVLVHPEVSYASSASVTVATSNGRPLPIDMDGEYVGVTPVTFSVLNRLVTVF, from the coding sequence ATGAATATTCCTAAGATCGCTTTTATTCTGAATACCCAAAAACGGAAAAACCAAAATCTTATTCCGGAAATTGAACGTGTATTTTCGGCATATCCCATTCAGGTTGCTGCCACCGCATATGCAGGACATGCCACCTCGTTGGCATCCGAGGCGGTCCAGTCAGGCACCGAGGTTGTGGTCAGTGTTGGTGGTGATGGTACCTTGAACGAGGTGCTGAATGGGCTTGTTCGTGGCTGTGAAGCAGTAGGAAAGCCGCCTAATAAAGTCGGTTTGGGGATTTTACCCACAGGGTCGGGCAATGATTTCGTGAAAACTTTAGCGGGAAGCAGGACTCTCGAAAGCCTAAAAGAAAGCATCAGGCAGTCAAAATCTTATTCCATTGATATTGGTGTGGCAGCCTTCACGTCTGTTCTTCAGGTGCCTGAGAAACGATATTTCATCAATATTGCAGATGTGGGCATTGGCGGGGTCATTGCAGCAAAGCTAAGTCGGTATAAATCATGGTTTGGTCCAGCGTTTACTTATCAACGGGCCATTATTTCGGCGCTTTGGGGCTATTCCCCTGAAATGCTTGCCGTTGAAACCAGTGAAGAAACCATGGTGTCTCCAATGATGAGTTTGGTGGTGGCCAATGGAAAGTTTTTTGGAAACGGTCTAGGTATTGCTCCAAATGCCCGATTGGATGACGGCCTGATGGAAGTGGTGATGTTGAAAAATATCTCGCTTACAGATTATATACGCCAATTGCCCAAATTGAAGCGTTGCGAAGTGCTTGTCCATCCAGAAGTTTCGTATGCGTCGTCCGCTTCGGTCACCGTTGCCACTTCAAATGGCAGGCCCTTGCCAATTGATATGGATGGGGAATATGTGGGTGTGACGCCCGTTACTTTTTCCGTGCTAAATCGGTTGGTTACGGTCTTTTAG
- a CDS encoding PorV/PorQ family protein yields the protein MRIHRFFSFLFFTTILFSLPLGVAAQSAGAFSRMGSDARGVAMGNALVAEGFGQTSGFYNPALAPYIAEQHLLVSYSALTFDRNLQSISFASPMKPQAGITAGLIHGGVSKIDGRDASGYHTEDIGTNEYLVYGAFGTRIGRRTTFGVRFSYFLADYYENVKPSTTLSLSTGITVKIRENLRLGFSTDDLLGKYNWDTAKLYEENGRETTDHLPVRLRTGAAWQSPNQKLILSGEVESRVEKLSKETPTTSVEAGVLRTISTTETLRLQSTRLRIGAEYWLSSPIALCAGLEQIEAAYLPSAGFSVRQNLGELRFKLDYALRIEPFATGLMHLLSLRMGL from the coding sequence ATGCGCATCCATCGTTTTTTTTCATTCCTCTTTTTTACGACAATCCTTTTTTCGCTGCCGTTGGGCGTGGCGGCCCAATCTGCAGGCGCCTTTTCTCGGATGGGTTCCGACGCACGCGGCGTCGCAATGGGTAATGCACTCGTCGCCGAGGGGTTTGGACAAACCAGCGGCTTTTATAACCCAGCCCTTGCCCCTTACATTGCAGAGCAACACCTCTTGGTGTCCTATAGCGCTTTGACATTTGACCGCAACCTGCAAAGCATTTCTTTTGCCTCGCCTATGAAGCCACAAGCTGGTATTACAGCAGGATTAATTCATGGCGGCGTTTCCAAAATTGATGGCCGTGATGCCAGCGGTTACCACACAGAAGACATTGGTACGAACGAATACTTGGTTTATGGGGCCTTTGGCACTCGAATCGGTCGTAGAACCACATTTGGGGTTCGGTTTTCTTATTTCTTGGCAGATTATTATGAGAACGTCAAACCCTCTACCACGCTTAGCCTGAGTACTGGAATAACCGTTAAGATTAGAGAAAACCTGCGATTGGGCTTCTCAACCGACGATCTTCTAGGCAAATACAATTGGGATACTGCTAAACTTTACGAAGAAAATGGACGGGAGACCACGGACCACTTACCTGTTCGGCTAAGAACTGGAGCAGCATGGCAATCTCCTAATCAAAAACTGATACTTAGCGGTGAAGTAGAATCAAGAGTGGAAAAACTCTCTAAAGAAACCCCTACTACCTCGGTTGAAGCGGGGGTTCTGAGAACGATTTCCACCACCGAAACCCTTCGGTTACAATCTACCCGCTTAAGGATAGGGGCGGAATACTGGCTTAGTTCACCAATTGCCCTATGTGCCGGATTGGAACAAATTGAAGCCGCTTATTTACCTTCGGCAGGTTTCTCTGTACGCCAAAACTTAGGTGAACTACGGTTTAAATTGGACTATGCTTTACGGATAGAGCCCTTTGCAACCGGACTTATGCACCTATTGTCTCTAAGAATGGGACTTTAA
- a CDS encoding PorV/PorQ family protein, with translation MKNIILPLLFLSFSVMTAPAQSGVSFLQFAPDAKSAAMAGSGTSLRGGPFATYWNPAGLAKGKNQSAGLSQQVWAAGVRTFSGAARLQSGKYAGLGVLVTATTAGDIEARETPGDPLGVFSAQFGNLNVAYGRAFGERFRVGLGAKVLNQRLDTFSERGWALDAGFQAEMAEGDLEIGATLRHFGKLGDGTDALPTTIQGGASFFPFKILGNEDGRRLLDTQLTIEAQHIFPNDLTHFQFGLSTQALEVLSLRAGYRTNDELRSWSLGAGFIMGKVQLDYAYLPFPAGYNDGHVFTLGYTW, from the coding sequence ATGAAAAACATCATTTTACCTTTACTTTTCCTTTCTTTTTCGGTGATGACAGCGCCTGCGCAGAGTGGTGTTTCGTTCCTTCAATTTGCCCCAGATGCCAAAAGTGCCGCAATGGCCGGAAGTGGAACTTCGTTACGTGGCGGACCTTTTGCTACGTATTGGAATCCCGCTGGATTGGCCAAAGGCAAAAACCAAAGTGCCGGATTGTCTCAGCAAGTTTGGGCAGCTGGCGTGCGAACATTCTCTGGCGCGGCACGGCTTCAATCGGGAAAATATGCAGGCTTGGGGGTATTGGTGACAGCCACTACGGCGGGAGACATAGAAGCACGGGAAACCCCTGGCGACCCGCTCGGCGTGTTCTCGGCACAATTTGGGAACCTTAATGTGGCCTATGGCCGGGCATTCGGCGAGCGTTTTCGGGTAGGACTTGGGGCAAAGGTGCTAAACCAACGCTTGGATACTTTTAGCGAGCGTGGATGGGCCTTAGATGCAGGATTTCAGGCAGAAATGGCTGAAGGCGATCTTGAAATAGGGGCCACCCTGCGGCACTTCGGAAAATTAGGAGATGGAACCGATGCACTCCCAACCACGATTCAAGGCGGAGCCAGTTTCTTTCCCTTTAAAATCTTGGGGAATGAAGATGGTAGACGACTCCTCGACACCCAGTTGACCATCGAGGCACAGCACATTTTTCCCAATGATCTCACACATTTTCAATTTGGACTTTCTACACAGGCATTAGAGGTTCTGAGCCTGCGTGCCGGTTATCGGACCAACGACGAATTGCGTTCATGGTCTCTGGGGGCCGGGTTTATCATGGGCAAGGTACAATTAGATTATGCCTATTTACCCTTCCCTGCTGGCTATAACGACGGACACGTTTTTACACTGGGCTATACGTGGTAA
- a CDS encoding GNAT family N-acetyltransferase, whose amino-acid sequence MTLQIRVATLDDEVHILHLYRKVAKKPGGLARTEQEITTQYIRHNLIQAQQSGIGLVVTHNLKQIVGEIHCYRLEPLVFQHVLSELTIAVDPEFQGQGIGKALFQTLLKHVEANFTDVFRVELIARESNIKAIRFYQQLGFVIEGKMRGRILNHHHQLEADVMMAWFNPSFLPNNPQLTVSQHNEAENR is encoded by the coding sequence ATGACTTTGCAGATCCGCGTCGCAACATTGGACGACGAAGTCCATATCCTTCACCTTTATCGAAAAGTGGCGAAAAAACCTGGTGGTTTGGCGCGCACGGAACAAGAAATCACCACCCAATACATTCGGCACAACCTGATACAAGCACAACAATCTGGTATTGGCCTCGTCGTAACCCACAACCTGAAACAGATTGTAGGAGAAATCCATTGTTACCGTTTAGAGCCTTTGGTTTTCCAGCATGTTTTATCGGAACTTACCATTGCTGTTGATCCTGAATTTCAAGGGCAAGGGATAGGAAAGGCGTTATTTCAGACCCTATTAAAACATGTGGAAGCCAACTTTACCGATGTCTTTAGGGTGGAGTTGATTGCAAGGGAAAGCAATATAAAAGCCATTCGGTTTTACCAGCAACTCGGGTTTGTTATTGAAGGCAAGATGCGTGGACGGATTCTAAACCACCACCACCAACTTGAGGCAGACGTAATGATGGCCTGGTTTAATCCCTCCTTCTTACCAAACAACCCACAGCTGACAGTGTCACAGCACAACGAAGCAGAAAACAGATAA